GGGCTCCCGGTACGGCTTGATTTTTTTCGGTGGTTACCTGACCGGAAACATTGGTTCCGGAAAAGAGGAAGATATCAATTTTGACGTTGCGTTGAGAGGGGGTCAACAAGAAGGGATCGCTCAGCTGTGGCGCTTCTTTGTCTGAAGAGGCGTGCAGACGCCATTCTTGTCCAAAAGGAACGCCGAGCAGTTCGTAATAGCCTTCTGAATCGGTCATATCCATAATGGGACGCGCTTCTTTCGCGATGGTGCTCAACGCCTGGGAGAACATGCTTTCTCCGGAGCTGAGAAGGACGTTAGCCGATTCAATGGGTCGATTATCCATGGTTAGCACATGACCCCAAACAACGCCTGCCGCTTCCACTTCAAAGTTGATGTTTTTGATGCGTTCATCGGCCCGTTTGATGGATACTTTCTGGAAGGGCAGGGCATGTCCCGCCATATAGGCGGACTCGCGCAAATCTACGGCTACGCTCAGTTCGCCGGTAGGCAAGCCTTCCACCGTATAATTGCCGTCACTATCCGTAACACCGGAAGGGTCGCCAACGGATTCCACACGAACCGTCACGCCGGCCGCGCCATTGCTGCTGCCCGCTTCTGTGACACGGCCCGAGATACTCGCCCCCGATGATAGCCGCGCTTCCAGATGATAGCTCGTTTGTTCTTCATCGACCGGTGCCGTATCGCCCACAAATGGAATATAGCCCGGCGCCTGAATCGTCACTTCATAGACCCCTGCCCGGGTCACGTTCACGGTGAAGGTTCCTTTTTCGTCGCTGGAGCCGCTTTGCCGTTCTCGGAATTGCATCGCCATACGACGCCGTTGCACTCTATCCATTGACGCCAGAACGATCCTATCGTTGGCATCAGGTTTACGCTCTACGAAAATGCGTGCATTCGCAATGGCAGTTTGATCCGCCGCTTTTAAGACGACACCGCTGATTTCCAAATCAAGCGGAGGTTCTTCTTCGATTGCCGCTGTTTCCGGGACTTCTGTAACGGTGACCGCCGGCATGGGCTCCGTTTCTGAAACCGTGTATTCCGGCATAGCGGTGATGATCTGACCTTCGCTTTTCTTCGGCCGGGCTTCATAGCTGATGCGCGACGTAGGCGGTGGTGCAGGTTTGCGCGGCGCAAACATGAAACTTAAGCCGATTACGGCAATTAGCACTAACACCACCATGGCGATAATTTGAATAATAGATACGGATGAAATAGAACTTCGTCTGGGAGGCATTGTCACATTCCTGTACTGTTTGGATAATTAAGCGTATATCCATAACGTTAATTATCGTCAGAAAGTATACACGTTCCGGGTATGCAGGAAAAAACAGCCTATGTTGCAAAGACTTTTACTGCGGTCTATAGTTCGTTTCCGAGGGATTGTTCTCGACACTTAGACCGAATATAAAAAAGGCTGCAAGGATTTCATACCCATGCAGCCTTTATTTAGCTCGGTTGCGTGCACTTCTATTTGCACTATTGCCTTCTATTTTGTCATCATCAGACTGTCGTACACGGTTCCATCTGCTTTGTATACATTAAAGATAAGATGGAAATGGGACACGGTAAAAGCGGTGCAGGTGGCGAAACCGTCGCGATTGACCACCTCAGCATAATCGGGGGCAGACCCTGATTCAGGGCGTCCGTCAATAGATACGGAAATCAGATAAATGGTACCGTCTTGCGGGGAGTCGACCACTTTACCACCGTTCATGGGGTAGGTGCGCAAATAATGATGTACATGGCCGGTCAGTGCAAGATCCACGTGGTATTTGTCGAAGAGGGGCACCCATAATTCTTCGATTTCAGGATACTCTCTTTCTAAAGCATAAGGCGGGAAATGAAATACAGCAACTTTCCAGCGTGCCTCTTCATTCTCACGGAGTGTTTGCTCTAACCATGCAGTCTGAACATCAATTTCTTCAGTCACGTCTAGAGAAACCATAAAAAGATCGCCATAGGTAAAGCTGTAGCTTTGACCGCGAAGCAGACCTTCGGGGCCATTGTCGGGGTAACGGAGCAGGGTGCGGTACAAGCCGGAACCCAAGCCGTCAATGGCGTCATGATTGCCGATACAGGACATGAGGGGCCGTTCCCTCAAAAAGGCGGAGAAGAGGCTGAAGGTCATGTCCCAATCTTCGCGGTGCTGACCGGTGCCGACATGATCGCCGGAGATGACGAGGAAGTCTGCTTTGGGATGTTTTTCCCAAGCGGCCGATAACACAGCGGCACGTTCCGGGCGTCTGTGATTGTCGCTCATCCATAAGAAGGTAATCTCGTCAGATTCTTTCGGGGCGGTGCGAAATTCAGACACGAGGAGGGCATCCGTTTCGGGATTGCCCTTTCCCAACGCGTAGGCATAGACGGTTCCGGGCTCAAGTCCTTCCAAGGTGGCGGTGTGCCAAAGGACTCGGGAATCATTCACGATATTGCGGGCATACAATTCAACATAGGAACCCTTGGCTTGGATCCAACTGCCTTCCGTATCATCCTTGACGCGGTACTGCAGGGCAGAGTCTCTGTCGCCGTCCAGCGACGTGCGCCATTGAATGGTTTGCGTCGTTTGGGGATCATCACTCCAAGTCAACACGGGCAGATCGGGGAATGCTGTCGCTGCACGGTGGGTTTCACGGAAGACGCCGATAAGTTCGGCTTCACGCGCCCTGCCGCGTATGGTCGGTAGCAGTACCTGACCTTCGAGCGGCGCAGACACCTCTTCCACTACCAGATCCGGCCAATCCATATAAATAGGAGCGCCTTTGGTGAATAGGAAAGGGTTGTGGGTGAAGGGGACGATGTTGGATACTTCCGGCTGCACGCCTTGGGTTTGCGCGCCGACACTCACAAAATAGTGGGGGCGATGACGGTCAAATCCATTAACGCCCAGTCCGACACGGCCGGCGGGGAAGGATTTTTGCCACACTTCATAGGTGTACATTTCATTGCGGGCGCTGAGCGCGGTTTTGAGAAAGCCCTGATCTTCGAGCCAGAAAGGCGGCGTTTCCTGTTTCGTATCACGCATGACAGAAACCACGACCGGAACATTCACATCAAAGGTCCAGTATTCGGTGCCGAGCAATTGGCGCTGTTCATCGGTCATGGTGTCCAGAATGGTTTCATTAGTCAGTGCGGCCATGGCTTTCATGTCCCGACCAACCGATAATTTCACGGTCAAGTCATCCATAACAGCCGCCACTGCGGGCACTTCAGCGACGGCGGAGATCGTGGCGCTCAGCATGGCCACCACTAAACAGATCCCCCAAAACAGCTGCGATTGGAGGGGTGGGCGCGTTCCTTTAGATTTCATCATAATCGTTCCTTTATTAACAGACCCAATTCCTAAAAGATCGAGGTACGATCTTCAAGCAGCGTCTGTCCATTCAAAATAATGGTGTTTTTACAAGGGTAACATGCGCTTTCGATTCATAAAGGAAGAACCAAAGGGCTCTATCAACATTAAAATTGAGTGTACAGGATTTTGTAACAATCGATCAAAAAAAGCGATTAACTTCGTTGCGGCTGGTTGAGGAATGCCACGTCGAAGACTATTTACAAAATACTTGTGACAAAAGTCCTGGTCGATTGTAAAATAGCTAGACTTTGATGATACGAAACAATTGAATCTCCTTAGACTTTCAGCCCCTAGAGGTGTCGGCAATCTTTTTATCCTGCCCCCTTTTTCCATAAAAATATGGTACAGTTGGGTTGGGAATAGATGGCGGCAAAAAAAGTTGAATTTATGACTTGTCAACCAGAAACGGTAACAAACACGTTTTATAGGTGAAAGTTGAAAAAAAAAATAACCTGACGGAATGTTTTCTCCCCGGCAGTTGTTATTTACAATAGAACACACAATAGAACACACAATTGAATCCTCCCCATTTAGAGTTTTTAAGTTGGCCTTTTGACTCGCCCTGTACATTATGTGCAGGTTTGAGAGGTCCTGAGTCGGAAGAACTCTGAATCAGGTAAATGCGGAACCATGGCAGGTATCCCCTCCCCCACTTCCTCCCCTCCCCTTCCCCTACCATGGTTCCGCTCGTTTTTTATCTATAAGTTTCATGTGAAGTGGACTAGATTCGCCACTCCGTGATAGGATTTACAGCAATCGTTACTGTCGCCCGTCTCTATCCGGGATGGAAGCAGACTTTAGCCGCGGCAGCGACTCCAAAATAGTATCGGGTCGGACTTTGTCTCGTACGAAGCTTCGACGGGGAAAATAAGTACCGCTGTGAAATCTTTTCTTCAGACGCCGCATCAACGTTTTTCGCCGGTACCGCTTTTTTTTGCGGCGCTCCTTTTTATTTTGTGCAGCCCGGTATTCTGGATTAACGTCGAATCCCGCGAC
This genomic window from Candidatus Hydrogenedentota bacterium contains:
- a CDS encoding metallophosphoesterase, with translation MMKSKGTRPPLQSQLFWGICLVVAMLSATISAVAEVPAVAAVMDDLTVKLSVGRDMKAMAALTNETILDTMTDEQRQLLGTEYWTFDVNVPVVVSVMRDTKQETPPFWLEDQGFLKTALSARNEMYTYEVWQKSFPAGRVGLGVNGFDRHRPHYFVSVGAQTQGVQPEVSNIVPFTHNPFLFTKGAPIYMDWPDLVVEEVSAPLEGQVLLPTIRGRAREAELIGVFRETHRAATAFPDLPVLTWSDDPQTTQTIQWRTSLDGDRDSALQYRVKDDTEGSWIQAKGSYVELYARNIVNDSRVLWHTATLEGLEPGTVYAYALGKGNPETDALLVSEFRTAPKESDEITFLWMSDNHRRPERAAVLSAAWEKHPKADFLVISGDHVGTGQHREDWDMTFSLFSAFLRERPLMSCIGNHDAIDGLGSGLYRTLLRYPDNGPEGLLRGQSYSFTYGDLFMVSLDVTEEIDVQTAWLEQTLRENEEARWKVAVFHFPPYALEREYPEIEELWVPLFDKYHVDLALTGHVHHYLRTYPMNGGKVVDSPQDGTIYLISVSIDGRPESGSAPDYAEVVNRDGFATCTAFTVSHFHLIFNVYKADGTVYDSLMMTK